Below is a window of Xylocopa sonorina isolate GNS202 chromosome 14, iyXylSono1_principal, whole genome shotgun sequence DNA.
AGGGCCCATTTGCGCCTGCCGACACGATCCACGTTCCTTTTCCTAAATATTAAAAAACATCATCCTTTCTTACCCATGCTACAACTATTGGGAAGAACTATAATAAATTAACATAAACATacttttgtgtgtgtgtgtgtgtgtgtcagtGATTACTTACAACTAATTCCTTAGCTTTGTCGGTACATAATTGAGCAACTTGAGCAAAAAATGTATTAAGAAATTCTTCCTCGTGATCCATTTTCTATCtatttttataacaaaattgCTTATAATTATTTTCGTTATTCATATTTctaaatattagaaaaaatctTCTGGTGGTGTATAGCTGCGCTAAACTAAACTGCGGTTCATTTCGATGTATGCTACTTATTTACGATTACAGCGACCCCTTACCTAACCTTTACGTAATGACATCATTTCTCATTGGTTAGTTACGTTTATCTAGTTAAATATCGTGAACATACCATCTTACTGTTACAATAATTAACGCAATACTATCAATCATTAATTATCATTATACATTACCTACACAAGAGGTATTGGACAAGAGATATTGTGTATTTCCTGCTTTAGAAGtacgagggagaaagagagagagagagagagagagagagagagaaagatggtaTAAGAAAGCCATAAAAAAGAGTAAGACAGATGATGCTGACCTTACTGTAGAacctctggcgccatctcttggaagaGCGGTGAAACTGGTCGGGCATCAGTTTCATTTCTCTccgtagagatggcgctagtagttcttgagtagttcacttcgctgtcgataacgctgtgcgaacagtttgagcactttttacagagatggcgccacgggttctacaaTAGACTCACCATCATCCGTCTcgctctttcctatagctttcttataccatctttctctctcttacctctaaagcgggaaattacaaaattataattaataatataaagAATATTTACGTTGCTTTACATTCTCACTCGCAACCAATAATCGCTGCATCGAGTTGgataataaaaaatatgaaaaacaAGCGCGCGTACTCCTGGTGATGCCCCTGCGGCGTTATGGAACCTGGAGGCGCCACCGTGATACACTGATGCTTTTCAAGTGTGTATATATAGCTGCACAATGTTGATACATATGTTTGATAAAATAAATCTGTTTAAAATTAAAGGCTGACATATTTTTCAAACCTTGGCGAGTCCTACCAATACTGATTTGTGTGAAGTAAAGAGATACGTGCACCTACCatgtttatattaaatatttctaCGTACGAAGATGGCTTATCTTGGAAACATTAGATAACGATTATGCCAATCGTGCAGATTTTATAATATAGAATTTGCTTTGCGGAGCTTGAAAGATAGCCTATATTTCTCCTACTTTGGCGTGCGCAAGTTTAGATGTGTTGATAACGTGTCTTCTACAGAAAATTAAGGTTAAAGCCCAcagtattatcatattaaatcaAGGAAGATGGGCTTTAACCAATTTTTAACAACAACGATCCAGTGTTTTCTGTTTATACACGTGATTAATTGTTTCCTTTCGTCTACTGTGTCAGCCGAGAGCGAACCTATATACGATGATAGATTTCGAAAAATTATCACGTCTATGGCAAGTATTTCattcattattttaaatatcCGATACACTACTCCGAGTTTAATTTTAACAATAATTTATATGCGTGATTTTAGAAACCCGAAGATACGATGCCACCTCAAAACAAGGATCTTAATTTTATACATGCGTTTATAGCTTCTCTGTCTGTCATCGTTGTTTCCGAGTTGGGAGATAAAACTTTTTTTATTGCTGCTATTATGGCTATGAAACATCCAAGATTGACAGTCTTCGCAGGAGCAATCATGGCTTTAGCTGTGATGACCATCCTTTCGGGTACGGATACGCGAAAACATTTTCATTTCCctgtacatgtatatacatgCACAACACTAGATATCTCACACAAGTTTCTAGGACACATCCAATATTGAAATGTTGTCTTGTTGAATGTTGAAACttgatacatgtatatatatatatatacatatgttcgtttatgaaaattaataaaaatcatTTATGTTTCTCTCTCCGATCTCTAGTCTTTTTCGGATATGCTGTAACTATAATTCCTCGTGTCTACACATACTATATTTCTACGCTTCTTTTCGCATTGTTCGGCTTGAAAATGTTAAGGGATGGTTATAAGATGTCCGCAACCGAAGCTCAAGAGGAATTGGAAGAAGTACAATCTGACTTAAGAAAACGAGATGATGAGGTATATCGTCGCCGTTAAGAATTTAAATTTTTACGAGAGATCATTGTTTTGAAACTATTCGTTTAACATTTTTACAggaattaaataatttttaaatatcaTCACTTTCAGTATGAAAAGGAAACAGTTAGCACGTTAGTACAAGATCCAGAAACCGGTGTTGTAAGAAAAACGACAAAAATTAGCGCGCTGATGCTCCTCTCTAGGATATTCCTTCAAGCATTTACATTAACATTTCTTGCAGAATGGGGTGACCGTTCGCAGCTTACAACTATTATACTCGCTGCAAGAGAAGTAAAGTTAACATTACATTACAATTGATTTGCCTTCAGTTTTAACAAGCTCTGTTATCTATTACTTTACTTATTCTTTTAGGATGTTTACGGTGTTATAATAGGTGGGATATTAGGACATTCATTTTGTACAGGATTAGCAGTATTAGGAGGTAGAATGATAGCTCAAAAAATTTCAGTACGAACAGGTAAAACGAGAGTCCCTTTTTTTTCATATTAAAGCGAAAACAGTAAATATTCGATGGATGGATGCGAACAATTCAACGAAAAAGATTAAAGATCGGCTATATCAGTGTAATAATATTATTGCGATGATGAAACacttttatataaaataattgattATTAGCTGTTAAATTATTTGATTATTAGTTGCTCTTTAATGAATTATAAATGATCCGAATTA
It encodes the following:
- the LOC143430541 gene encoding putative divalent cation/proton antiporter TMEM165 — protein: MGFNQFLTTTIQCFLFIHVINCFLSSTVSAESEPIYDDRFRKIITSMKPEDTMPPQNKDLNFIHAFIASLSVIVVSELGDKTFFIAAIMAMKHPRLTVFAGAIMALAVMTILSVFFGYAVTIIPRVYTYYISTLLFALFGLKMLRDGYKMSATEAQEELEEVQSDLRKRDDEYEKETVSTLVQDPETGVVRKTTKISALMLLSRIFLQAFTLTFLAEWGDRSQLTTIILAAREDVYGVIIGGILGHSFCTGLAVLGGRMIAQKISVRTVTIIGGFVFLLFAVTALFVSPMENV